Proteins from a genomic interval of Clostridium scatologenes:
- a CDS encoding CPBP family intramembrane glutamic endopeptidase, with translation MKIGDILNNMKDESRPMIVAIFLYFTCFIVLLVVGVTQNFFGTDLLGTFLSSLALLILFLLAGKIFFNTDYSGLFKEIKLSKCYILDNLLITMFFSSVFALIAIFIYHVGFMINPDKTKSIGYIIETATPDDNYINSNLALLAYLITFGIAIAAEEIFFRYISYKIFVKKKGDIKIFIILTSIVFGCYHDLNLSPRFFQSIVVSIFLSIIYVMTNSVIYAFISHVLWDWSTLLVCGVFMEYFKDINTSVFTVEGIIIEIMIIFLLVLLSIYSYFKRGYVVSLNIKNKIHSIKN, from the coding sequence ATGAAAATAGGTGATATTTTAAATAATATGAAAGATGAAAGTAGACCTATGATTGTGGCAATTTTTCTATATTTTACATGTTTTATAGTGCTCTTAGTTGTAGGAGTAACACAAAATTTTTTTGGTACGGATTTATTAGGAACATTTTTGTCATCACTCGCATTATTAATATTATTTTTATTAGCAGGAAAGATATTTTTCAATACTGATTATAGTGGACTATTTAAAGAGATTAAGCTTAGTAAATGTTACATCTTGGATAATCTACTGATTACAATGTTTTTTTCTTCAGTTTTTGCACTTATTGCTATTTTTATATATCACGTAGGTTTTATGATTAATCCTGATAAAACAAAATCCATTGGTTATATTATCGAAACTGCAACTCCTGATGATAACTATATAAATAGTAATTTGGCTTTGTTAGCTTATTTAATTACATTTGGTATTGCAATAGCAGCTGAGGAGATTTTTTTTAGATATATTTCATATAAAATTTTTGTTAAGAAAAAAGGAGATATAAAAATTTTTATTATATTAACTTCAATAGTATTTGGATGTTATCATGATTTGAATTTATCGCCTAGATTTTTTCAATCCATAGTCGTATCTATTTTTTTATCAATCATATATGTAATGACAAACAGTGTTATATATGCTTTCATTTCACATGTTTTATGGGATTGGTCCACTTTATTAGTATGTGGAGTTTTTATGGAGTATTTCAAAGATATAAATACTAGTGTATTTACTGTTGAAGGCATAATTATAGAAATAATGATAATTTTTCTGCTAGTATTATTAAGCATTTATTCATACTTTAAAAGAGGTTATGTTGTATCCTTAAATATTAAAAACAAAATACATAGTATAAAGAACTAA